A window of Synergistaceae bacterium genomic DNA:
TACCGGCAACCCTGCACTCGGTCCGGAGGGGGACAGGCTCGCCCGCAAAGAGATCGTTCTCCGCGCGCTGAAGGCCCTGACCACTCCGATAGAAGAACAGACAATTTTCGAGAAATAAAAATAAAAGAACTCAACTTTCCCACCGTCTTTCCCGCATGCTTTTGAGCGGGAATCCAGCGACTTCAATATTTTAGAACCACTGGTTCTCCGCTAAAAACATTTAGAGAAGACGAAAAACAGAGGTTTTGAATCCACTAGTAGCAAGGGGTGGAAAAGTTGAGTAAAAGAATGGCAAAACAGATGCGAGAGGATCGATTTAAGCAGCCGCTTTGCCGACATATCAGGGAGGCAGGCCTATGTCCGGTAAAATACTTCAGATAGTCACAAATAACCCTGAAATATACCGGGGTCCAGAGATGCCGTACGGCATCGTATTTGCCGACGGTTCCCCTATGGATGTTCTGGACAAGACAGAGGAACTTCTGCAGCAGGGCTGGCGACTGCTATCTGCGCCGCTTCCGCCAAACATCCCCTTGATGCGCGGGCCATATCGTTCGCTCGTAATAGTTGAATCCGACAGCCGATATGACGCCGCCGGCCTTAAAGCTATAGATAAGGCGCGGATGCGCTACGGCATGGAAAGAGCCGCGGGCTGCCGTACGG
This region includes:
- a CDS encoding GrdX family protein, which gives rise to MSGKILQIVTNNPEIYRGPEMPYGIVFADGSPMDVLDKTEELLQQGWRLLSAPLPPNIPLMRGPYRSLVIVESDSRYDAAGLKAIDKARMRYGMERAAGCRTASGSDFAIIDHSMLQRTLKDISLLNT